In Geminocystis sp. NIES-3708, a single window of DNA contains:
- the purQ gene encoding phosphoribosylformylglycinamidine synthase subunit PurQ — protein MKFGVVVFPGSNCDRDVAMVTEGILNQPTRMIWHQETDIDDLDIVVIPGGFSYGDYLRCGAIARFSPVMKSIIEHAEKGKLVLGICNGFQVLTEAGLLPGALTRNRDLHFICDQIPIKVEHNNSLWTKGYQSEEVVIFPIAHGEGNYYADEDTLKKLEDNGQILFRYCGEKGEINSQNNPNGSCKNIAGITNKKGNVLGMMPHPERASDIALGFTDGKALFASLLT, from the coding sequence ATGAAATTTGGTGTCGTAGTTTTTCCAGGTTCAAATTGTGATCGAGATGTAGCGATGGTGACAGAAGGGATTTTAAATCAACCTACACGTATGATATGGCATCAAGAAACTGATATTGATGATTTAGACATCGTTGTCATCCCTGGTGGCTTTAGCTATGGTGATTATCTTCGATGTGGTGCGATCGCCCGTTTTTCTCCTGTCATGAAAAGTATTATCGAACACGCAGAAAAAGGCAAATTAGTATTAGGTATTTGTAATGGCTTTCAAGTATTAACAGAGGCAGGATTATTACCCGGTGCATTAACTCGTAATCGTGATTTACACTTTATTTGTGATCAAATACCAATTAAAGTAGAACATAATAACTCTCTTTGGACAAAAGGCTATCAATCAGAAGAAGTAGTTATTTTTCCCATTGCCCACGGTGAAGGAAATTATTACGCTGATGAAGATACCTTAAAAAAGTTAGAAGATAACGGACAAATTTTATTTCGTTATTGTGGTGAAAAAGGAGAAATTAATAGTCAAAATAATCCAAATGGATCATGTAAAAATATAGCAGGAATTACTAATAAAAAAGGTAACGTTTTAGGGATGATGCCACACCCAGAAAGAGCCAGTGATATAGCATTAGGTTTCACAGATGGAAAAGCACTCTTTGCCAGTTTATTAACCTAA
- the recN gene encoding DNA repair protein RecN — protein MLIALRIDNFALVDHLELECGNGLNVLTGETGAGKSIILDAIDVVLGGKASQRMIRSGARKAIVEACFQTNPELETWLESQEMESFQDGTVICSRDLTISKDNFRSRCRVNGVVVNKQIITQLRDRLLEVTAQNETGQLLSVSTQRDLLDAYGGKELIQQRELVTQAFTITQQAEEALEYRRQSEQQRLQRLDLIQHQIQELNTIHLQSPTELEQLEIESDRLTHVVELQQLSYQAYQLLYQSESEENQAVTDILGKAELIITDMANYDKELTSVLEIVQEALNQVVEAGQQIYSYGAGLEADPDRLEEVEERVRLLKRICRKYGPKLEDVINYYESLKQELTELTDNGKSIEELEQEYQENQGKLIKLCAKLSQLRHIAAQKLEAQLTQELKPLGMAKVQFQCRVTPVNPNIMGSDQVEYYFSPNPGEDLQPLAMTASGGEMSRFLLALKSCFTQSKMENKTLIFDEIDAGVSGKVAQAIAEKLHTLSKQHQVLCVTHQPLVAAMADHHFRVEKHLTKSEKNQELRTVVKITHLEHQKHRRDELAELTGGHSAEDAIAFADSLLETAALVKEKNRR, from the coding sequence ATGTTAATTGCCCTTCGGATTGATAATTTTGCTTTAGTAGATCATTTAGAGTTAGAGTGTGGAAACGGTTTAAATGTTTTGACGGGAGAAACTGGTGCGGGAAAATCCATTATTCTCGATGCCATTGATGTGGTATTGGGAGGAAAAGCTAGTCAGCGAATGATTCGTAGTGGTGCAAGAAAAGCCATTGTGGAAGCCTGTTTTCAGACTAATCCTGAGTTAGAAACTTGGTTAGAATCTCAAGAAATGGAGTCTTTTCAGGATGGTACAGTTATTTGTAGTCGTGATTTAACCATCAGTAAAGACAATTTTCGTTCTCGGTGTCGGGTTAACGGTGTTGTGGTTAATAAACAAATTATAACTCAATTACGTGATCGTCTTTTAGAAGTTACAGCCCAAAATGAAACAGGACAATTACTTTCTGTAAGTACTCAACGGGATTTATTAGATGCTTATGGAGGTAAAGAGTTAATTCAACAAAGAGAGTTAGTGACTCAAGCCTTTACTATCACACAACAGGCAGAAGAAGCCCTCGAATATCGTCGTCAATCAGAACAACAAAGGTTACAAAGATTAGACTTAATTCAACATCAAATTCAAGAATTAAACACTATTCATTTACAATCACCTACAGAATTAGAACAATTGGAAATTGAAAGCGATCGCCTTACTCATGTAGTTGAGCTTCAACAATTAAGCTATCAAGCTTATCAATTACTATATCAAAGTGAATCAGAGGAAAATCAAGCAGTAACAGATATTTTAGGTAAAGCAGAGTTAATTATTACAGATATGGCAAATTATGACAAAGAATTAACTTCAGTGTTAGAAATTGTCCAAGAAGCCTTAAATCAAGTAGTAGAAGCAGGGCAACAAATATATAGTTATGGGGCGGGGCTAGAAGCAGATCCTGATAGATTAGAAGAGGTAGAAGAACGTGTTAGACTTTTAAAGCGGATTTGTCGCAAATATGGACCAAAATTAGAAGACGTGATTAATTATTATGAAAGCCTCAAACAAGAATTAACAGAATTAACAGATAATGGCAAATCCATCGAAGAATTAGAGCAAGAATATCAAGAAAATCAAGGAAAATTAATCAAACTATGTGCTAAATTAAGCCAACTTCGACATATTGCCGCTCAGAAATTAGAAGCACAATTAACTCAAGAATTAAAACCTCTCGGCATGGCAAAAGTACAATTTCAGTGTCGAGTAACTCCTGTTAACCCAAATATCATGGGATCAGATCAGGTAGAATATTATTTTAGTCCAAATCCGGGAGAAGACTTACAACCTTTAGCTATGACTGCATCAGGAGGTGAAATGAGTCGTTTTCTTTTAGCATTAAAATCTTGTTTTACTCAATCAAAAATGGAGAATAAAACTTTAATTTTTGATGAAATTGATGCAGGAGTCTCAGGAAAAGTAGCTCAAGCAATCGCTGAAAAGTTACACACTCTCAGTAAACAACATCAAGTTTTGTGTGTCACTCATCAACCCCTTGTAGCGGCAATGGCAGATCATCATTTTCGGGTAGAAAAACATCTCACCAAATCTGAAAAAAACCAAGAATTAAGAACTGTTGTCAAAATAACACACTTAGAACATCAAAAACATCGTCGAGATGAATTGGCAGAGCTTACAGGGGGTCATTCTGCTGAAGATGCCATTGCTTTTGCTGATTCTTTATTAGAAACGGCGGCGTTAGTCAAAGAAAAAAATAGGAGATAA
- a CDS encoding GH116 family glycosyl hydrolase gives MLTKIELPKIPPSAWQCEIGKIWENPYTVRYLSNLDDGANHGMPLGGFGSGCIGRGVNGDFNLWHIDGGNHIFKALSACQFSVFEQVEGESPQVYAMSTTPPDDGSLSSWTWYPQGKGTYSALYPRSWFDYQGVFQSRFVCEQFSPIWAGSYQEASYPVAMFDWSIHNPTDKDITISIMFSWQNSVGWFTNAIKSPTVQVRDDGSPEYEYQPRWGDSTGNLNQWIEDSFRVGCLFDRIRMDDEPQEGEGQFAIASITNPSLEVFYHSRWNPKGDGSDIWDYFAMNGTLPDYQDETPAEPGEQIAGAMAIRFTIKPGKTKKIPFILAWDFPVTEFAQGINYYRRYTDFFGRNGKNAWAIVRTALKHSDMWHNRITEWQKPILMRSNLPDWLKMALFNELYLLADGGSLWTAATENDPVGQFGVLECIDYRWYESLDVRLYGSFSMIMLWPRLDKSILEAFSKAISKGDDTPRVIGYNRASAIRKAKGATPHDLGAPNEHPWEKTNYTSYQDCNLWKDLGCDFVLQVYRDYLFTGSHDQDFLWECWNSIVETLHYVKGFDLDGDGIPENSGAPDQTFDDWRLQGISAYCGGLWIVSLEAAIAIGKILIANPPMNPNLQPEDFPQGIESAIEVFADWLQKSRAIYHQTLWNGEYYNLDTGSGSDVVMADQLSGQFYAQILGLPDVVESEYVKSTLNKVYDACYLKFHDGKFGIANGLKPDGKPMKENDTHPLEVWTGINYGIVAFMILNGMKEEGLKVAETVVKQVYDNGLQFRTPEAITAVGTFRASHYLRAMAIWAIYHVLS, from the coding sequence ATGCTAACAAAAATCGAACTCCCAAAGATTCCTCCTTCTGCTTGGCAATGTGAAATAGGCAAAATCTGGGAAAATCCTTATACTGTACGTTATCTAAGTAATTTGGATGATGGTGCTAATCATGGTATGCCCTTAGGAGGATTTGGTAGCGGTTGTATTGGTAGAGGGGTTAATGGTGATTTTAATCTCTGGCATATTGACGGTGGCAATCATATTTTTAAAGCATTGTCTGCTTGTCAATTCAGTGTGTTTGAACAGGTAGAAGGAGAAAGTCCTCAAGTTTATGCCATGAGTACAACACCTCCTGATGATGGTAGTTTATCAAGTTGGACATGGTATCCTCAAGGAAAAGGTACTTATTCGGCACTTTATCCTCGTAGCTGGTTTGATTATCAAGGAGTTTTTCAATCTCGTTTTGTCTGTGAACAATTTTCTCCTATTTGGGCAGGTAGTTATCAAGAAGCTAGTTATCCTGTGGCGATGTTTGACTGGAGTATTCATAACCCTACAGATAAAGATATTACTATTAGTATTATGTTTTCGTGGCAAAATAGTGTTGGTTGGTTTACTAATGCTATAAAAAGCCCTACCGTTCAAGTTAGAGATGATGGTAGCCCTGAATATGAATATCAGCCTCGTTGGGGAGATAGTACGGGTAATCTTAATCAGTGGATTGAGGATAGTTTTCGGGTAGGTTGTTTATTTGATCGTATTCGTATGGATGATGAACCTCAAGAAGGGGAAGGACAATTTGCGATCGCCAGTATCACCAATCCCAGTTTAGAGGTTTTTTATCATAGTCGCTGGAATCCTAAAGGTGATGGTAGTGATATTTGGGATTATTTTGCTATGAATGGAACATTACCTGATTACCAAGACGAGACACCTGCTGAGCCGGGAGAACAAATTGCTGGGGCAATGGCAATCAGATTTACCATTAAACCGGGGAAAACTAAGAAAATTCCTTTTATTTTGGCTTGGGATTTCCCAGTAACCGAATTTGCTCAGGGAATAAATTATTATCGTCGTTATACAGACTTTTTCGGTAGAAATGGAAAAAATGCTTGGGCAATAGTACGCACTGCCTTAAAACATAGTGATATGTGGCATAATCGCATTACCGAATGGCAAAAACCGATTTTAATGCGATCAAATTTACCAGATTGGTTAAAGATGGCGTTATTTAATGAATTATATTTACTAGCCGATGGTGGTAGTTTATGGACAGCTGCGACAGAGAATGATCCTGTAGGACAGTTTGGAGTACTAGAATGTATTGATTATCGTTGGTATGAAAGTTTAGATGTAAGGCTTTATGGTTCATTCTCCATGATCATGTTATGGCCTCGTCTGGATAAGTCTATTTTAGAAGCATTTAGCAAGGCAATTTCTAAGGGTGATGATACTCCTCGTGTTATCGGTTATAACCGTGCTAGTGCCATTAGAAAGGCTAAAGGAGCAACTCCCCATGACTTAGGTGCTCCCAATGAACACCCTTGGGAAAAAACTAATTATACTAGCTATCAAGATTGTAATTTGTGGAAAGATCTTGGTTGCGATTTTGTTTTACAAGTTTATCGAGATTATTTATTTACAGGCAGTCATGATCAAGATTTTCTTTGGGAGTGTTGGAATAGTATTGTCGAAACTCTCCACTATGTCAAAGGTTTTGATTTAGATGGTGATGGTATTCCTGAAAATTCAGGTGCACCAGATCAAACTTTTGATGATTGGCGATTACAGGGTATTAGTGCTTATTGTGGTGGTTTATGGATTGTTTCTTTAGAAGCGGCGATCGCCATTGGTAAAATTTTGATAGCCAATCCACCGATGAATCCTAACTTACAACCTGAAGATTTCCCTCAAGGAATTGAAAGTGCCATAGAAGTATTTGCAGATTGGTTACAAAAATCAAGGGCAATTTATCATCAAACTCTTTGGAATGGTGAATATTATAATTTAGATACAGGCAGTGGTTCAGATGTAGTTATGGCTGATCAACTTTCAGGACAATTTTATGCTCAAATTTTAGGATTACCTGATGTGGTAGAGTCTGAGTATGTAAAGTCAACTTTAAATAAAGTTTATGATGCTTGTTACTTGAAATTTCATGATGGAAAATTTGGCATCGCTAATGGCTTAAAACCTGATGGAAAACCAATGAAAGAAAATGATACTCATCCTCTTGAAGTGTGGACTGGTATTAATTATGGTATCGTAGCTTTTATGATTCTCAACGGCATGAAAGAAGAAGGGTTAAAAGTAGCGGAAACCGTAGTTAAACAAGTTTATGACAACGGTTTACAATTTCGCACCCCAGAGGCAATAACTGCCGTAGGCACATTTCGAGCAAGTCATTATTTACGAGCCATGGCGATATGGGCGATTTATCATGTGTTGAGCTAA
- a CDS encoding DNA phosphorothioation-associated protein 4 yields MAIRIKISQDKANLVQSLVLNNENNQGVFATYADVMAFAAAIGKKNKLRLPLETIAKEPSPISLDVFSSRGYDFLFKLLAITENLNPQIISAYDITAEEERVTIFEEYANGGLLKLQEQLKGAVDYSERILLILSQANNQLSSSTSANFDLTKFLVDKL; encoded by the coding sequence ATGGCAATCAGAATTAAAATCTCTCAAGATAAAGCGAATTTAGTACAAAGTTTGGTCTTAAATAATGAAAATAATCAGGGAGTATTTGCTACTTATGCCGATGTTATGGCTTTTGCGGCGGCGATAGGGAAGAAAAATAAACTTAGATTACCATTAGAGACGATCGCCAAAGAACCTTCTCCCATTAGTTTAGATGTTTTTAGCAGTCGTGGATATGATTTTTTATTTAAACTTTTAGCTATCACAGAAAATCTGAATCCTCAAATTATTTCAGCTTATGATATAACCGCCGAAGAAGAAAGAGTAACTATTTTTGAAGAATATGCTAATGGCGGATTACTAAAGTTACAAGAGCAACTCAAAGGGGCAGTAGATTATAGTGAGAGAATTTTATTGATTTTAAGTCAAGCAAACAATCAATTATCTAGTTCCACTTCTGCTAATTTTGATTTAACTAAATTTTTAGTAGATAAGCTCTAA
- a CDS encoding pentapeptide repeat-containing protein, which yields MINDQEYWQNLIKNVEKWNQWRKFNDDVKIELSGINCSNYDLEGIDLSNCKLTDVNLIGSNLRFANLRNAHLTNVNLIGVNLRLACLRKAILINTQLHRANLSETDLNQVIISESDLSNSILYETELGEGKIYKSNFSHAQLINTHLIKADLILCNFDGAIFQNADFRWANIIRHLQ from the coding sequence ATGATTAATGATCAAGAATATTGGCAAAATTTAATTAAAAATGTCGAAAAATGGAATCAGTGGCGTAAATTTAATGATGATGTCAAGATTGAACTATCTGGGATAAATTGTAGTAATTATGACTTAGAAGGCATTGATTTGAGTAATTGTAAATTAACTGATGTGAATTTAATTGGTAGTAATCTCAGATTTGCTAATTTAAGAAATGCACATCTTACTAATGTCAATTTAATCGGTGTTAACTTAAGATTAGCTTGTTTAAGAAAAGCAATTTTAATCAATACTCAATTACACAGAGCAAACTTAAGCGAAACGGATTTAAACCAAGTAATCATCAGTGAATCAGACTTAAGTAATAGTATTTTATATGAAACGGAACTGGGAGAAGGGAAAATATATAAAAGTAACTTTAGTCATGCTCAATTAATTAATACTCATCTGATTAAAGCTGATTTAATTTTATGTAATTTTGACGGTGCAATTTTCCAAAATGCCGATTTTCGTTGGGCAAATATTATTAGGCATCTCCAATGA
- the purS gene encoding phosphoribosylformylglycinamidine synthase subunit PurS: MTQKFNSRVYVTLRKSVLDTAGTAVESGLHQLGYQGVENIRIGKYIELTLTAENKESADKQLHEICDQLLANPVIENYSFDLIPID; this comes from the coding sequence ATGACTCAAAAATTTAATTCTCGTGTTTATGTTACTTTACGAAAGTCTGTATTAGATACGGCTGGAACGGCTGTAGAATCAGGATTACATCAATTGGGTTATCAAGGAGTAGAAAATATTAGAATTGGCAAATATATTGAATTAACATTGACAGCAGAAAATAAAGAATCCGCCGATAAACAATTACATGAAATTTGTGATCAACTTTTAGCTAATCCTGTCATTGAAAATTATTCTTTTGATCTAATTCCTATTGATTAG
- the groES gene encoding co-chaperone GroES, with protein sequence MAAITINVSTVKPLGDRVFVKVSEAEEKTAGGIYLPDNAKEKPQVGEVVTVGEGKVNDKGDRTPVEVKVGDRVLYSKYAGTDIKLGGDDYVLLSEKDILAVVS encoded by the coding sequence ATGGCTGCAATTACCATTAATGTATCAACCGTTAAGCCTTTAGGCGACAGAGTTTTCGTTAAAGTTAGTGAAGCAGAAGAAAAAACTGCAGGTGGTATCTACTTACCCGATAACGCCAAAGAAAAACCCCAAGTAGGTGAAGTTGTTACCGTTGGCGAAGGTAAAGTAAATGATAAAGGTGATCGCACTCCTGTAGAAGTGAAAGTTGGCGATCGCGTATTGTACTCTAAATATGCTGGTACAGACATCAAACTCGGTGGTGATGACTATGTATTACTATCTGAAAAAGATATTCTTGCGGTAGTATCATAA
- a CDS encoding phosphatidylserine/phosphatidylglycerophosphate/cardiolipin synthase family protein, giving the protein MVKIISLSLTIISYLLFLNGCQSQVKKLPPLSQDSAIEVYFNHNQAKGKEYLDPYRNIQRTGDNLEAIIIEQINTAKSTLDIAVQEINLTNLAKAIIDKKKQGVKVRIVIENNYNLPLNQLKNNDGLAILKQVNIPIIDDREDGSKGSGLMHHKFIIIDGEKIVTGSANFTLSDIHGDFENLETIGNANHILVINSSSLANIFTEEFNYLWGDGVGGKKDSLFGLKKPYRREKIVKIGENTIVIKFSPTSQSKSWIESTNGLISHTLKSASNSIDLALFVFSDQDIANTLKNESLQGVKIRALIDPNFAYQYYSEGLDLLGLALPNKCKYEKNNNPWQQPIETVGIPNLAQGDKLHHKFGIVDNYTIITGSHNWSNAANNLNDETLLIIYNPLIAQHFRREFDYLYRDAILGIPSNIQEKIDTEITKCSNN; this is encoded by the coding sequence ATGGTCAAAATTATCTCTTTATCTTTAACTATAATCAGTTATTTATTATTTTTAAATGGTTGTCAAAGTCAAGTTAAAAAATTGCCTCCATTATCTCAAGATTCTGCCATAGAAGTTTATTTTAATCACAATCAGGCAAAGGGGAAAGAATATTTAGATCCTTATCGTAATATTCAACGTACTGGAGATAATTTAGAAGCTATTATTATCGAACAAATAAACACAGCAAAATCAACTTTAGATATAGCAGTACAAGAGATAAATTTAACAAACTTAGCAAAAGCGATTATAGATAAAAAAAAACAAGGTGTAAAAGTTAGAATTGTTATAGAAAATAACTATAATTTACCCTTGAATCAATTGAAAAATAATGATGGTTTAGCTATTTTAAAACAAGTCAATATTCCCATAATAGATGATAGAGAAGATGGTAGTAAAGGCAGTGGATTAATGCACCATAAGTTTATCATTATTGATGGAGAAAAAATTGTTACAGGTTCAGCTAATTTTACCCTCAGTGATATTCATGGAGATTTTGAAAATTTAGAAACAATCGGCAATGCTAATCATATTCTAGTAATAAATAGCTCTTCATTAGCCAATATTTTTACAGAAGAATTTAACTATCTTTGGGGAGATGGAGTAGGGGGAAAAAAAGATAGTTTATTTGGTTTAAAAAAGCCTTATCGCCGAGAGAAAATAGTTAAAATAGGAGAAAACACTATAGTTATAAAATTTTCACCTACTTCTCAAAGTAAATCATGGATAGAAAGCACCAACGGTTTAATATCTCATACTCTCAAATCTGCCAGTAATTCTATTGATTTAGCATTATTTGTTTTTAGCGATCAAGATATAGCAAATACTTTAAAAAATGAATCGTTACAAGGAGTAAAAATAAGAGCCTTAATTGATCCTAATTTTGCCTATCAATACTATAGTGAAGGACTAGATTTGTTAGGATTAGCTTTACCCAATAAATGCAAATATGAAAAGAATAATAATCCTTGGCAACAACCCATCGAAACTGTTGGAATTCCTAATTTAGCTCAAGGAGACAAATTACATCATAAATTTGGCATTGTTGATAACTATACCATTATCACAGGGTCTCATAATTGGTCAAATGCGGCGAATAATCTTAATGATGAAACTCTTTTAATAATTTATAATCCATTAATTGCCCAACATTTTCGTCGAGAATTTGATTACCTTTATCGTGATGCAATTTTAGGTATCCCTTCCAATATTCAAGAAAAAATAGACACTGAAATAACAAAATGTTCTAATAATTAG
- a CDS encoding uracil-DNA glycosylase family protein — translation MLTIENLINQIQKEAQREEFPLDIPVYESAKKDPTKPILYFGNLKSNICFFGRDLGKDEVMAGQPLIGAAGKLVRQGFYKAIYKKETEDRVQLESIKDRLILTNTVPYKPPENKAYTLKVKKRFRPFIEQFLVIHWQGNQIITLGTEGFKWFENYASKEDFNEFWSQGDQRYQKSLNITIKALDEQGKIHQKKVAIFPLPHPSPLNVKYYNKFPAMLQYTLSQIEF, via the coding sequence ATGCTTACTATAGAAAACCTAATTAATCAAATCCAAAAAGAAGCCCAAAGAGAAGAATTTCCTCTTGATATTCCTGTTTATGAATCAGCAAAAAAAGATCCGACTAAACCTATTTTATATTTTGGAAATTTAAAGAGTAATATTTGTTTTTTTGGAAGAGATTTGGGTAAAGATGAAGTTATGGCAGGACAACCTTTAATTGGAGCGGCTGGTAAATTAGTTAGACAAGGTTTTTATAAGGCAATCTATAAAAAAGAAACAGAAGATAGAGTTCAATTAGAATCAATAAAAGATCGTTTAATTTTAACTAATACTGTACCCTATAAACCACCAGAAAATAAAGCTTATACTCTGAAAGTAAAAAAAAGATTTCGTCCTTTTATAGAACAATTTTTAGTGATTCATTGGCAAGGTAATCAAATTATCACCTTAGGCACAGAAGGTTTTAAATGGTTTGAAAATTATGCTAGTAAAGAGGATTTTAATGAATTTTGGTCTCAAGGGGATCAACGTTATCAAAAAAGTTTAAATATCACCATTAAAGCGTTAGATGAACAAGGGAAAATTCATCAAAAAAAAGTTGCTATTTTTCCTTTACCTCATCCTTCTCCTTTAAACGTAAAATACTATAATAAATTCCCCGCAATGTTGCAATATACATTATCTCAAATAGAGTTTTAA
- a CDS encoding ferredoxin-thioredoxin reductase variable chain codes for MNVGDRIKVQESVLVYHHPEHKKEAFDLKGMEGELIEIVTQWQGRPVSANFPYLVKFDKKFKAHFREDEILTIDNQ; via the coding sequence ATGAACGTAGGCGATCGCATTAAAGTACAAGAATCAGTATTGGTATATCATCATCCTGAACATAAAAAAGAAGCCTTTGATTTAAAAGGGATGGAAGGAGAATTAATAGAAATTGTAACTCAATGGCAGGGAAGACCTGTAAGTGCAAATTTTCCTTATCTTGTGAAATTTGACAAAAAATTTAAAGCCCATTTTCGAGAAGATGAAATTTTAACTATTGATAATCAATAA
- the gloB gene encoding hydroxyacylglutathione hydrolase, producing the protein MNIIRIPVLSDNYIFLLHDINSNQVAVVDPAEAKPVLAEIEKIGGNLVAIFNTHHHGDHIGGNKELLEHYPDAVVYGGIKDKGRIPLQKVFLQEGDTVEFAGRKADIFFIPGHTYAHIAYYFPPINELDSGELFCGDTLFAGGCGRLFEGTPKDMVTSLSKLRNLPDSTRVWCAHEYTLGNLKFAITVDADNEDLQKRYQQVIIARQQNISTIPSSIQLEKLTNPFFRWDTPTIKSAMGFDEPERVFGRLRGMKDNF; encoded by the coding sequence ATGAATATTATCAGAATTCCCGTTTTAAGTGATAACTATATATTTTTACTTCATGATATTAACAGTAACCAAGTGGCTGTAGTTGATCCTGCCGAAGCAAAACCTGTATTAGCCGAAATTGAAAAAATTGGTGGCAATTTAGTAGCCATTTTTAATACCCATCACCATGGTGATCATATAGGAGGCAATAAAGAATTATTAGAGCATTATCCTGATGCAGTGGTTTATGGTGGCATTAAAGATAAAGGTAGAATTCCTCTCCAAAAAGTATTTCTGCAAGAAGGTGATACGGTGGAATTTGCTGGTAGAAAAGCAGACATATTCTTCATTCCGGGTCATACTTATGCTCATATTGCCTATTATTTTCCGCCCATAAATGAGTTAGATTCAGGGGAATTATTTTGTGGTGATACCCTATTTGCAGGAGGTTGTGGTCGATTATTTGAAGGAACACCAAAAGATATGGTAACTTCTTTAAGTAAATTGCGTAATCTTCCTGATTCTACGAGGGTATGGTGTGCGCATGAATATACTTTAGGCAATTTAAAATTTGCCATAACGGTAGATGCTGATAATGAAGATTTACAAAAACGTTATCAACAAGTTATTATTGCTCGTCAACAAAATATTTCTACGATACCATCTTCTATTCAATTAGAAAAATTAACTAATCCTTTTTTCCGTTGGGATACACCTACGATTAAGTCGGCGATGGGTTTTGATGAACCTGAGAGAGTTTTTGGGCGTTTGAGAGGGATGAAAGATAATTTTTAA
- a CDS encoding molybdenum cofactor guanylyltransferase, which produces MKIVTLILAGGKSSRMQKDKALLDINGKPLLTNIYHIAEQCTDQVYIITPWQDKYRPILPVDCNFITESSYFQGGLIAFFEALNYINSDWILLLACDLPFLTVDDLKNWINTLGNISENTIAFLPKNDKGWECLCGFYRRNCQDSLQKSIQTGNRSFQQWLNQENVKELVVKNKQILFNCNTPKDYEKVVNS; this is translated from the coding sequence ATGAAAATTGTAACTTTAATTTTGGCGGGAGGAAAAAGCTCAAGAATGCAAAAAGATAAGGCTTTATTAGACATAAATGGAAAACCTTTATTAACTAATATTTATCATATAGCTGAACAATGTACAGATCAAGTTTATATAATTACTCCATGGCAAGACAAATATAGACCTATTTTGCCAGTTGATTGTAATTTTATTACCGAATCATCTTATTTTCAAGGAGGATTAATCGCTTTTTTTGAGGCATTAAATTATATTAACTCTGATTGGATTTTATTGTTAGCTTGTGACTTACCTTTTCTGACAGTAGATGATCTTAAAAATTGGATTAATACCCTTGGGAATATTTCTGAAAATACTATCGCTTTTTTACCGAAAAATGATAAAGGTTGGGAATGTTTATGTGGTTTTTATCGCCGTAATTGTCAAGATTCTCTACAAAAATCAATTCAAACAGGAAATCGATCTTTTCAGCAATGGTTAAATCAAGAAAATGTGAAGGAATTAGTAGTTAAAAATAAGCAAATTTTGTTTAATTGCAATACTCCTAAAGATTATGAAAAAGTAGTTAATTCTTGA